The genomic interval ttcattaaaaaatagttacatTACATTGGTTAACTTTCTAAAGAATTGGCAAGGATCTCTGTACTAGTATAGTCTATCTTATCTCTGTATAGTTTCTTTAGTTAAATGATatgttatatcaatattttatttataatttgcaaacaaaatgtgaatattgtatgccaaaaaacaattaaatattgaaattaattaaggaatatcttatttttcattgtttatataacTCTGTTctaccttactcttatcatcagaaaattttatgaaaatcggtccaggggtttcggaggagtatggtaactaacattgtgacatgggaattttatatacatatatagtgaTGAATTTCtattaatcctttcttaatcacTATCCAATTGGACCTCGgcaggcgtaaggtctgccaCGAACcctacgcctctccaaatgttcacgtGTTGCGCTTACCATCCGGCGACTCACCAGCCCCACTGCCgacgataacataaaaaaaacaatctagAATCTTCTACTCACATCTTATGCAACTTCCTAGCCCTCGGCAAGCTCGCAGGATCCTCCTTGCACACAAAATGTCTCGCGCCAAGCACGTAATCCCTCAAATACTCGTCCCGATCTAATTTGCTGACGTCAATGTAAAAGATATCCCTCTCCTCTTCACTCACACGCTGCATGAGCGAGAGGAAGCGATTGTTCTTGAAATGCCACTCTTTCGTAGTGTAGTATTGTAAAACGTCTAAACCGTGACTGATTCTTTTCTGAACGTTAACCATGCTGGAATCATAAAACGTATCTCACTGTAAGATTGTAGTCTATCGATAAATTGTAATCTAAAATgttgtttacaatttattagtaGACTAACGTATATCTGTATCCcggaggaatatcgggataaaagttgcctatttgttattccataTTCCAtacatacgtacatacatccatccgtccttacaaactttcgcgttcataatattagtaggttttATAATCATCATGATTTTTTCCTATAGTCAAGACACATGGAAAACTCACAATGTCTTTTTTCCCAGTAAGAACAGCAAAGCGTCGCAGAGATAGGCTGGCAGTAAATGGAAGAAGATGACCGCCAGCTGGTGGGTCAGCCAGTAAGACTTGATGTTCCCTCCGGGGTACCACAGCGCGATCAGGAAGGGGTACGTGTTGACCCACTTTTCACCTGAGATGTAAAGTTTTTTAGCATACTATTACGCATGTATgatataagttataatttgGTTGGATAAATTTGAATGCAACTACATTTTAAGATTTggattttaacataaaaagcattagatttttcactttttgtttggtttttttaACCGACCCACAAACAAAAGAGGTTCCCCACTTCGACTATACTCTTTTGGCTTGATTAATAGATTACTCCGCGGATATCAACCGATCGATATAATTCTTTggtgtttgatagaaaatttatgttatttggttccgttttagaatctggagtaaTCCCCTCGGCAAGGATTTGATGACCTGTTCTTGCAcaaatggagctggtgggtcacttgatggtaagcgcttccATCGCACATGagtcaaattggaaagggaagAACAAAGGaatgacgagaggaataaaggaaatgactgggaagagtaaggaaaaggatatagacCTCCGTCTTATATTCTGTATAAGATGATCATTACTgatacaatacatatttaccaGTATCGATAACTTCCTTCCACGTTATTTTCTGAACGCCAGACAGGGTCATGTTAAAGATTTGGGGCTCCTTTGATCTGAAATACAACATACTCTTGTATGATATAATCAGATTTTTCTTTGCATAATATTGTATGATCTGATttctttacataattatacagGTTTTACATCAGGTGGCCGACCTGCACCTctgcttgctctgccataaaaaatatacatatataattatacatttttgataaattagcaaaactgttaattaaaagcggctttatttaaatttgtatatttttgtggtAATGCATgctatttttgtgtttttgtaacaaacttttaatctgagatttatttaaagcatacaactaagttaaaattatatcacgcagcgggattcgaacccgctgATTCACCGCACCCTGGCAACACCTAGCCTTTCTGccgcctcagcaatcgaatttcttctactctttcggtttttaAGTACTGAAGGGTTGCCTtgtgataataattcatttaaattctttaaaattttatcattttaatggaataaaactaaaaattaagcctttatctatatatctaagTAGTTAATCAAGTTCTGAGTACACTAACTTGTCCAGGGCGGTGGCATACGCGATAAGTATGCAACCATTGGCTACCACGTCAACAGGAATCGCATCTGCTGTGTAGGAGGGCTCGCAGTGCATTGTGCGGATGACACCTgcagaattatttatttattaaaaatcacttGCCATATCAGAACACGCCCAATGCGACagcgatacaaaaataataaatataaaacaaacttaacTAACTTAAATACTAGATACATGATGTCATAATATTCAACTTAACATAAAGCACTAagaatttactaaaatatattttctaattgtaacaacttaaatacaataacaccCTTGCGAATTCACTCGCGGGACAATGGAATAGGTCAGTTCTTTCGTGCGCTTCATTAACAATGCGGATTGCTCGTACCATGGGTGCTTTGGCAAGGAGGTTAGTCCGTGCTGTGGGTATCAGCAGCAGTGGCGAGCGGTGCCGCCTCCACGCGGTTCGGTTTGGAATATGAAAACTAAGACATTCCAGCAGTCTAGAGTTCTATTTCTTACCTCGCAAAagacttataatataaacagcaAGCAAAAAATCCCGACGTATGCGTTTCACAAGTTTGTATTATAATCTCATATATCTTATAACTGCACTAATGTTATAAGAGGACTCTTTtgtgtttatgtatgtttgtaacgctttcacgcaaaaaccttttaaccgatttcaaaatttctttcaccattagaaagctgcaccTTCACAGGGGCAGAgagtgtaatttatataaaaacattttttgtagtagtttagtaatttatataaaaacattttttgtgtataatttaatcattataaaaaaaacgtcttCAAATTTTCGGATCTTgaccaaattaaaatggcGCTATCCGAAAAGCCGCAGCAGCTTATCAATACAGACATAATAGTCAAAATTAGTTCACTCACTACAAaattatgaggtaacaaacacaaaacggTCGAATCGAGAACtgttttttgaatttgaaatcttactactagtattttcttgtctttggttttacgcgagtattatacatttagaaattaaaaactcttcaacggattttaaacgcgatttattcattatattattaagccgacgtttcgaacactttacagcgagcgtggtcacggggagtctccccgtaatttctaaatcttactactaaatatataaataaaaaaatataaatactatttaataacatcacagataacataacttaaaatatttactacctTTCCCACTTCCAATGAGCAAGCCAGTTGGTCCATTGAGGTTGTCAACCCACCCAGGCATGGGCTCCTTCCATGCTGATGTcacttgaatataaaaaaaaaaaaagtttttatattgttaacaataatataagaatatcaatgaaactattttaaatgttatattcattgatatttaaagaaatttatgcATTGTAATgcaaatttgaaataagattTATGGTATGTAAAATGCTACGTATgctaaaatatttacctaGTTTGCACATTAGGTTACGTTATACACACTAAGACTTAAAAACTTTGCCATCTGGTGTCGAATAACTGCAACAAGTTTTGTCTACTCACCGATAGATGGCCGGCCGATAGCGATGGGGAATTTTGTACTGTATTCAGCAACTAAGTCTTCGGTTATAGCTTTCGTGTAAGAATAAGTATTTGGTTCAGATTCTATTAtcctaaaacaaaaaagggtttcgaatacatatattatacaaacaaatcttatttaattacttaatgtaGAAAGCTCATTTCATATTCGTTAAATGTATCATTTGTAAGTGAAAATGCTATTATATAGCCATGCTACATTATACCTTAACAAAGCGTAAACAATAGCAACATATTTgtcgatttttataattttttatttaaattgctatattataattatgaaatatgataatctaatcattttttttgtttattcatacatttttgcTACAAAAGGGTAAacaacaaattgttttaacaataGCAATCGACATTCCGATCGCAACTGCTTGCAACGAACTGGAAAATATAACCTCAAATgtgttttgcgtgaaaactggtttatatgttattcaattcATGAGCATTGCCTATTTATCAAATACTATACGTATACTAATactgtttgtatttaaatgttccCAATAAACGAAGGGGTTCTCAATTGGGTTGTTTTTTTGGCTTTCATTTCATTCCTATTATTTTCTCGATAACTCCGTTTTAACCGATTAGCTTGATTCTTTTTATCAATAGGGCATTGTTGTCATttagtcccattttagaatttggggTATTCTAAAAAGGTACCAAACGAACCCCGCTGCGATATGaat from Zerene cesonia ecotype Mississippi unplaced genomic scaffold, Zerene_cesonia_1.1 Zces_u001, whole genome shotgun sequence carries:
- the LOC119838239 gene encoding putative fatty acyl-CoA reductase CG5065; this translates as MMPSVREFYTGKSILITGATGFVGKVLVEKLLRDCPGVKTIYLLLRQKKGVPGEERLKELCNNKVFELIHKKEPSAFSKLKFISGDILEEDLGLSNDDRQELQRNCQIVMHSAACVRFDQKLKDAVHMNTTGTHRLLKLAETMENLEAFVHLSTAYCRCDLEELDEKLYPAVHSPRKIMDIVDWMDDETLKHIEPKIIESEPNTYSYTKAITEDLVAEYSTKFPIAIGRPSIVTSAWKEPMPGWVDNLNGPTGLLIGSGKGVIRTMHCEPSYTADAIPVDVVANGCILIAYATALDKSKEPQIFNMTLSGVQKITWKEVIDTGEKWVNTYPFLIALWYPGGNIKSYWLTHQLAVIFFHLLPAYLCDALLFLLGKKTFMVNVQKRISHGLDVLQYYTTKEWHFKNNRFLSLMQRVSEEERDIFYIDVSKLDRDEYLRDYVLGARHFVCKEDPASLPRARKLHKIRYVVDVVLKTLMTGLSLWILYCNMDTFAALVTQADSMLRSFLNISNE